The Streptomyces aurantiacus genome includes a region encoding these proteins:
- a CDS encoding YigZ family protein translates to MQDEYRTVARAGVHEIEINRSRFLCALAPAATEREAQDFVAAVRREHADASHHCFAYVIGADAAVQKASDDGEPGGTAGAPMLQMLLRRDMRYVVAVVTRYYGGVKLGAGGLIRAYGGAVGEALDTLGTLTRRRFRLVTLTVDHQRAGKVENDLRSTGRDVRDVRYGEAVTIEIGLPDSEVDAFRSWLADITAGTAGFEPGGEAYGDA, encoded by the coding sequence ATGCAGGACGAGTACCGCACGGTGGCCCGCGCAGGCGTGCACGAGATCGAGATCAACCGCTCCCGCTTCCTCTGCGCGCTGGCGCCGGCGGCCACCGAGCGGGAGGCCCAGGACTTCGTCGCGGCCGTCCGCAGGGAGCACGCGGACGCGTCGCACCACTGCTTCGCGTACGTCATCGGCGCCGACGCCGCCGTGCAGAAGGCGAGCGACGACGGTGAACCGGGCGGCACCGCGGGCGCCCCGATGCTCCAGATGCTGCTGCGACGCGACATGCGCTACGTCGTCGCCGTCGTCACCCGCTACTACGGAGGCGTCAAACTCGGCGCGGGCGGACTCATCCGGGCCTACGGCGGCGCGGTGGGCGAGGCACTGGACACCTTGGGCACACTCACCCGCCGACGCTTTCGCCTCGTGACCCTGACCGTCGACCACCAGCGGGCGGGCAAGGTGGAGAACGACCTGCGCTCGACCGGCCGCGACGTACGTGACGTGCGCTACGGGGAGGCCGTCACCATCGAGATCGGGCTGCCGGACTCCGAAGTCGACGCCTTCCGCAGCTGGCTCGCCGACATCACGGCCGGGACAGCCGGGTTCGAACCGGGCGGAGAGGCGTACGGGGACGCATAG
- a CDS encoding CoA-binding protein: MYGDPATVRKILTELGDTWAVVGLSSNERRAAYGVAEVLQRYGKRVVPVHPKAETVHGEKGYASLEEIPFDVDVVDVFVNSDLAVAVADEAVTIGAKAVWYQLGVIDEAAYERTRAAGLDMVMDRCPAIEIPRLG, encoded by the coding sequence GTGTACGGCGACCCGGCAACCGTCCGCAAGATCCTCACCGAGCTCGGCGACACCTGGGCGGTCGTCGGCCTGTCCTCGAACGAACGGCGTGCCGCGTACGGCGTCGCCGAAGTGCTCCAGCGCTACGGCAAGCGCGTCGTCCCGGTCCACCCGAAGGCCGAGACGGTCCACGGGGAGAAGGGGTACGCCTCGCTGGAGGAGATCCCCTTCGACGTCGACGTCGTCGATGTGTTCGTCAACAGCGACCTCGCCGTCGCCGTCGCCGACGAGGCCGTCACCATCGGCGCCAAGGCCGTCTGGTACCAGCTCGGCGTGATCGACGAGGCCGCGTACGAGCGCACCCGCGCGGCCGGCCTCGACATGGTCATGGACCGCTGCCCGGCGATCGAGATCCCCCGCCTGGGCTGA
- a CDS encoding helix-turn-helix domain-containing protein: MSDLDLLTQSLARNVKRWRTERGFTLDALAARAGVSRGMLIQIEQARTNPSLGTVVKIGDALGISITTLLDYEQGPKVRIVPAEQAVRLWHTDAGSYNRLLAGTEAPGPLEMWDWLLMPGDGSPSDPHPTGTVELLHVTKGELALTVDGAEYRVPAGASASFEANTPHTYANTGDVPLEMVMAVSVPGVH; encoded by the coding sequence GTGTCGGACCTCGACCTGCTGACCCAGTCCCTGGCGCGCAACGTCAAGCGCTGGCGCACCGAGCGCGGCTTCACCCTGGACGCGCTCGCCGCCCGCGCCGGAGTCAGCCGCGGCATGCTCATCCAGATCGAGCAGGCCAGGACCAACCCCAGCCTCGGCACCGTCGTCAAGATCGGCGACGCGCTCGGCATCAGCATCACCACCCTGCTCGACTACGAGCAGGGCCCCAAGGTCCGCATCGTCCCGGCCGAGCAGGCCGTACGCCTCTGGCACACCGACGCCGGCAGCTACAACAGGCTCCTCGCGGGCACCGAGGCGCCCGGTCCGCTGGAGATGTGGGACTGGCTGCTGATGCCGGGCGACGGCAGCCCCTCGGACCCGCACCCCACGGGCACGGTCGAACTCCTCCATGTCACCAAGGGCGAGCTGGCGCTCACGGTCGACGGCGCGGAGTACCGCGTCCCGGCCGGCGCGAGCGCATCCTTCGAGGCCAACACGCCCCATACGTACGCCAACACGGGCGACGTACCCCTGGAGATGGTGATGGCCGTGTCGGTGCCCGGCGTGCACTGA
- a CDS encoding SixA phosphatase family protein, with translation MIARAGAGPLRRLIILRHAKSAWPDGVTDHERPLAPRGRRDAPAAGRALTAADCLPELAFCSTAVRARQTWELTAAQWGTPPPVRHDARLYGADVPELLEVVREAPAEAKTLLLIGHNPGLEDLVLTLAGDSLDDALDDVRTKFPTSAIAILARHGGWESLGPGTALLTDMIVPRGRKKDGT, from the coding sequence GTGATCGCGCGCGCCGGAGCGGGCCCGCTGCGCCGTCTGATCATTCTGCGGCACGCCAAGTCCGCCTGGCCTGACGGCGTCACCGACCACGAGCGGCCGCTCGCACCGCGCGGGCGCCGGGACGCCCCGGCCGCCGGACGCGCCCTCACCGCCGCGGACTGCCTGCCGGAGCTCGCGTTCTGTTCCACCGCCGTGCGCGCCCGGCAGACCTGGGAGCTGACTGCCGCACAGTGGGGCACCCCTCCTCCCGTACGTCATGACGCGCGGCTGTACGGGGCCGACGTACCCGAGCTGCTGGAAGTGGTGCGCGAGGCACCCGCCGAGGCCAAGACCCTGCTGCTCATCGGGCACAACCCCGGCCTGGAGGACCTGGTGCTGACGCTGGCCGGCGACAGCCTCGACGACGCGCTCGACGACGTGCGTACGAAGTTCCCCACCTCGGCCATCGCGATCCTCGCCCGGCACGGCGGCTGGGAGTCGCTCGGCCCCGGTACCGCCCTGCTCACGGACATGATCGTGCCGAGGGGAAGGAAGAAGGACGGCACGTAG
- a CDS encoding cation diffusion facilitator family transporter has protein sequence MSAEDSGHGQEHGHVHDHGSSLEHGHGHGAGRSGHGHQHGHGSPGLGAGLPSRLRHRLAHLLTPHSHAASDKVDSALESSARGIRTLWISLAVLGVTAAAQAVVVAVSGSVALLGDTVHNAADALTAVPLGIAFVLGRRAATRRFTYGYGRAEDLAGLVIVLTIAASAAFAGWAAFDRLLDPRPVEHVPVVAAAAVIGFAGNEWVARYRIRVGREIGSAALVADGLHARTDGFTSLAVLLGAGGAALGWQLADPVVGLAITAALLLVLRDAAREVFRRVMDAIDPALLDAAEQALREVPGVQGVGELRLRWIGHRLRAEVAVVVDGDASVRAAHQVAVAAEHALLHAVPGLTAALVHADPSPAPGESDPHLALAHHTSV, from the coding sequence GTGAGCGCCGAGGACAGCGGGCACGGGCAGGAACACGGGCACGTCCACGATCACGGCTCGAGTCTTGAGCACGGGCACGGGCACGGGGCCGGTCGCTCCGGGCACGGGCACCAGCACGGACACGGGAGTCCGGGGCTCGGCGCGGGGCTGCCGTCCCGGCTGCGGCATCGCCTGGCGCACCTCCTCACCCCGCATTCCCACGCCGCCTCCGACAAGGTCGACTCCGCCCTGGAGTCCTCGGCCCGGGGCATCCGCACGCTCTGGATCTCGCTGGCCGTCCTCGGCGTGACCGCCGCGGCCCAGGCGGTCGTCGTCGCGGTCTCCGGTTCCGTGGCACTGCTCGGCGACACCGTGCACAACGCCGCCGACGCGCTCACCGCCGTACCGCTCGGCATCGCCTTCGTGCTGGGCAGGCGGGCCGCGACGCGGCGCTTCACGTACGGCTACGGCCGGGCGGAGGATCTGGCGGGACTCGTGATCGTGCTGACGATCGCCGCCTCCGCGGCCTTCGCGGGATGGGCGGCGTTCGACCGGCTGCTCGATCCACGCCCCGTCGAGCACGTGCCGGTGGTCGCGGCGGCGGCCGTCATCGGTTTCGCGGGCAACGAGTGGGTGGCCCGCTACCGCATCCGCGTGGGCCGCGAGATCGGCTCGGCCGCGCTGGTGGCGGACGGGCTGCACGCGCGGACGGACGGGTTCACCTCGCTCGCGGTGCTGCTGGGCGCGGGCGGCGCGGCACTCGGCTGGCAACTCGCCGACCCGGTGGTCGGGTTGGCGATCACGGCGGCGCTGCTCCTGGTGCTGCGCGACGCCGCGCGCGAGGTGTTCCGCCGGGTCATGGACGCGATCGACCCGGCCCTGCTCGACGCGGCCGAACAAGCGCTGCGGGAGGTGCCGGGCGTGCAGGGCGTCGGCGAACTGCGGCTGCGCTGGATCGGCCACCGGCTGCGCGCGGAGGTGGCCGTGGTGGTCGACGGGGACGCGAGCGTACGTGCCGCCCACCAGGTGGCGGTCGCGGCCGAACACGCCCTGCTGCACGCGGTGCCGGGCCTCACCGCGGCCCTGGTGCACGCCGACCCGTCACCCGCGCCGGGCGAGTCGGACCCTCACCTGGCGCTGGCCCACCACACGTCGGTGTGA
- a CDS encoding YbaK/EbsC family protein, protein MRAPIGQFDDATPAPDRLDVLTGPVADAVRHWRGSVPAEQIVYVDTEPEWADTATFLEHYGPELLDRSANCVVVAGRRGGETTLAACVVPSATRVDVNGVVRRQLGARKASFASMDTATGETGMEYGGITPLGLPADWPVLVDSAVVDLPYMLVGSGRRRGKLLVPGKAFAELPNAVVIEGLGAA, encoded by the coding sequence ATGCGCGCACCCATCGGACAGTTCGACGACGCCACGCCCGCCCCCGACCGCCTCGACGTGCTGACCGGCCCGGTCGCCGACGCCGTACGTCACTGGCGCGGGAGCGTCCCGGCCGAGCAGATCGTGTACGTCGACACCGAACCGGAGTGGGCCGACACCGCGACGTTCCTGGAGCACTACGGCCCGGAACTCCTCGACCGGTCCGCGAACTGCGTGGTCGTCGCCGGCCGGCGCGGCGGGGAGACCACCCTCGCCGCGTGTGTGGTGCCGTCCGCCACCCGGGTCGATGTGAACGGCGTGGTCCGCCGCCAACTCGGGGCACGCAAGGCGTCGTTCGCGTCGATGGACACCGCGACCGGCGAGACCGGCATGGAGTACGGCGGGATCACCCCCCTCGGTCTGCCCGCCGACTGGCCGGTGCTGGTGGACTCGGCGGTGGTCGATCTGCCGTACATGCTGGTGGGCAGCGGCCGGCGGCGGGGAAAGCTGCTCGTGCCGGGCAAGGCCTTCGCGGAGCTGCCGAACGCGGTGGTGATCGAAGGGCTCGGGGCCGCCTGA
- a CDS encoding ArsR/SmtB family transcription factor: MSARMHLSPAHDEHPRTPGEEQFALAAELLALLGDRTRLVLLHALAEDEADVTTLTERCGAARPAVSQHLARLRLAGLVNTRKDGRRVIYSLRDGHLRRVVDEALNLADHRLSDRPAHD; the protein is encoded by the coding sequence ATGAGCGCACGCATGCACCTGTCACCTGCACACGATGAGCATCCGCGTACGCCGGGCGAGGAACAGTTCGCCCTCGCCGCCGAGCTCCTGGCCCTGCTGGGGGACCGCACCCGGCTCGTCCTGCTGCACGCCCTCGCCGAGGACGAGGCGGACGTCACGACGCTGACGGAGCGGTGCGGCGCCGCCCGTCCCGCCGTTTCTCAGCACCTGGCCCGGCTGCGGCTCGCGGGTCTCGTCAACACGCGCAAGGACGGCCGCCGGGTGATCTATTCGCTGCGGGACGGCCATCTGCGCCGGGTCGTGGACGAGGCGCTGAATCTGGCCGACCACCGGCTGAGTGACCGGCCGGCGCACGACTGA
- a CDS encoding exonuclease SbcCD subunit D, whose protein sequence is MRLLHTSDWHLGRAFHRVNMLGAQAEFIGHLVTTVREREVDAVVVSGDVYDRAVPPLAAVELFDDALHRLAGLGVPTVMISGNHDSARRLGVGAGLIDRAGIHLRTDPSACGTPVVLADAFGGVAFYGLPYLEPALVKDEFGVDKAGHESVLAAAMDRVRADLATRAPGTRSVVLAHAFVTGGEASDSERDITVGGVAAVPAGVFDGVDYVALGHLHGSQTITPRVRYSGSPLPYSFSETDHRKSMWLVDLGADGSVEAERLDCPVPRALARVRGALEDLLADPALTRHEEAWIEATLTDPVRPADPMARLTERFPHTLSLVFEPERAADDPDVSYARRLAGRNDQQIAEDFVAHVRGAGPDEHEQAVLQDAFDTVRADDTVREVAR, encoded by the coding sequence ATGAGGCTTCTGCACACTTCCGACTGGCATCTCGGCCGGGCGTTCCACCGGGTGAACATGCTCGGAGCCCAGGCCGAGTTCATCGGCCACCTCGTCACCACCGTGCGCGAGCGCGAGGTGGACGCGGTGGTCGTGTCGGGGGACGTGTACGACCGGGCCGTGCCCCCGCTGGCCGCGGTCGAGCTCTTCGACGACGCGCTGCACCGCCTGGCCGGCCTCGGCGTGCCCACGGTGATGATCTCCGGGAACCACGACTCGGCGCGCCGGCTCGGCGTCGGCGCCGGACTCATCGACCGCGCCGGCATCCATCTGCGGACCGATCCCTCCGCGTGCGGCACGCCCGTGGTGCTGGCGGACGCCTTCGGCGGTGTGGCCTTCTACGGACTGCCGTATCTGGAACCGGCCCTGGTGAAGGACGAGTTCGGAGTGGACAAGGCGGGCCACGAGAGCGTGCTCGCCGCCGCCATGGACCGGGTGCGCGCCGACCTCGCCACCCGCGCGCCGGGCACCCGTTCCGTCGTCCTCGCCCACGCCTTCGTCACCGGTGGTGAGGCCAGCGACAGTGAGCGGGACATCACGGTGGGCGGGGTCGCCGCCGTCCCCGCGGGGGTCTTCGACGGCGTCGACTACGTGGCGCTCGGCCATCTCCACGGCAGCCAGACCATCACCCCGCGCGTGCGCTACTCGGGCTCGCCCCTGCCGTACTCCTTCTCGGAGACGGACCACCGCAAGAGCATGTGGCTGGTCGACCTGGGAGCCGACGGGTCGGTGGAGGCCGAGCGCCTCGACTGCCCCGTACCGCGCGCACTGGCCCGTGTCCGGGGCGCACTGGAGGATCTGCTCGCCGATCCGGCACTGACGCGCCACGAGGAGGCATGGATCGAGGCGACCCTCACCGACCCGGTGCGTCCCGCCGACCCCATGGCGCGGCTCACCGAGCGGTTCCCCCACACGCTCAGCCTCGTCTTCGAACCAGAGCGGGCGGCCGACGACCCCGACGTGTCGTACGCGCGGCGGCTCGCGGGCCGCAACGACCAGCAGATCGCGGAGGACTTCGTGGCCCATGTGCGCGGCGCCGGCCCCGACGAACACGAACAGGCCGTGCTCCAGGACGCGTTCGACACGGTCCGCGCCGACGACACCGTCCGCGAGGTCGCCAGGTGA
- a CDS encoding VOC family protein, producing MNRDATLRSDVVSSHSVVGAPCWVSLTARDQQAAEGFYRAVLGWRFRTTALMDRFRVAYADGVPVAGIAAVASMWQMAVAWTPYFAVDNADEAVARGQERGGTTAVGPIGFPPGRAALLADRDGAVFGVWEGQLVAGWETWRRAAPAFLRLHTRNAFDAAMFYGEVLEWATSRPGCCEVHYDGDEVVLRSDGDVVARIHSGAVEAAPDPTIRPHWQIHFTVADVEACVRAALAHGGTVQSEVSVTEAVLRDPDGAQFTVTSKPQR from the coding sequence ATGAACCGCGACGCAACACTCCGAAGCGACGTCGTCTCCAGCCACTCGGTGGTGGGCGCCCCCTGCTGGGTCAGCCTGACGGCCCGCGACCAGCAGGCCGCCGAGGGCTTCTACCGGGCGGTGCTGGGCTGGCGGTTCCGGACGACCGCTCTGATGGACAGGTTCCGGGTCGCGTACGCGGACGGGGTGCCGGTCGCGGGTATCGCCGCCGTGGCCTCGATGTGGCAGATGGCTGTCGCCTGGACCCCCTACTTTGCCGTGGACAACGCCGACGAGGCGGTGGCCCGGGGGCAGGAACGGGGCGGTACGACAGCGGTCGGGCCGATCGGCTTCCCGCCCGGCCGGGCCGCCCTGCTGGCGGACCGCGACGGGGCCGTCTTCGGGGTCTGGGAGGGGCAGCTGGTGGCCGGCTGGGAGACCTGGCGCCGGGCCGCCCCCGCCTTCCTGAGGCTGCACACACGCAACGCCTTCGACGCCGCCATGTTCTACGGCGAGGTGCTGGAGTGGGCGACCTCGCGGCCCGGCTGCTGCGAGGTGCACTACGACGGGGACGAGGTCGTCCTGCGCAGCGACGGCGACGTGGTGGCCCGGATCCACTCCGGAGCGGTGGAGGCCGCTCCCGACCCCACGATCCGGCCCCACTGGCAGATCCACTTCACGGTCGCCGACGTCGAAGCCTGTGTGCGTGCCGCGCTCGCCCACGGGGGCACGGTCCAGAGCGAGGTGTCCGTCACGGAGGCGGTGCTGCGCGATCCCGACGGGGCGCAGTTCACGGTGACGTCGAAGCCTCAACGATGA
- a CDS encoding MHYT domain-containing protein, with amino-acid sequence MQGTVDGFSYGMVTPLTAYVMACLGAALGLRCVTRSLGNDRSWKPGWLALGAASIGCGIWTMHFIAMIGFQVEESRIRYDVGLTILSLAVAIAVVALGVFAVGYRGGNTTTLIIAGAFTGLGVAAMHYIGMAAIRLNGRLQYDVGTVALSVVIAIVAATAALWAAVAIRGFLTSLGASLVMGVAVSGMHYTGMAAVSVHLHGATGTPGDGGSAYSLLLPMLIGPVLFLLLAGVVVMFDPMLVLGDSDRNRATTRGRTVAQSTERPARPGALFEAPSATDRRTYESGAPARRGW; translated from the coding sequence ATGCAAGGTACGGTCGACGGTTTCAGTTATGGGATGGTCACGCCACTGACGGCTTATGTCATGGCTTGTCTGGGAGCGGCTCTGGGGCTGCGCTGCGTCACCCGGTCCCTGGGTAACGACCGGTCGTGGAAACCGGGTTGGCTCGCGCTCGGGGCGGCGTCGATCGGCTGCGGCATCTGGACGATGCACTTCATCGCGATGATCGGCTTCCAGGTCGAGGAAAGCCGCATCAGGTATGACGTGGGGCTGACGATTCTCAGCCTCGCGGTGGCGATCGCCGTGGTGGCTCTGGGCGTGTTCGCCGTCGGATACCGGGGCGGGAACACGACGACCCTGATCATCGCGGGCGCCTTCACCGGCCTCGGAGTCGCTGCCATGCACTACATAGGCATGGCGGCCATCCGCCTCAACGGCCGCCTGCAGTACGACGTCGGTACCGTGGCGCTCTCCGTCGTGATCGCCATCGTCGCCGCCACGGCCGCGCTCTGGGCCGCGGTCGCGATCCGCGGCTTCCTGACCAGCCTGGGTGCGAGCCTCGTCATGGGTGTGGCCGTGTCCGGCATGCACTACACGGGCATGGCGGCCGTCAGCGTGCATCTGCACGGGGCGACCGGCACGCCGGGGGACGGCGGTTCCGCGTACTCGCTCCTGCTGCCCATGCTCATCGGCCCGGTCCTCTTCCTGCTGCTCGCGGGAGTGGTCGTGATGTTCGACCCGATGCTCGTCCTCGGGGACAGCGACCGGAACCGGGCCACGACCCGCGGTCGCACCGTGGCCCAGAGTACGGAGCGGCCCGCCCGCCCCGGGGCCCTGTTCGAGGCCCCGTCCGCCACGGATCGGCGCACGTACGAGTCAGGGGCGCCCGCCCGGCGCGGCTGGTGA
- a CDS encoding ABC transporter ATP-binding protein, producing MTTDSARTAGATRSTGPTEAAPDEGLHAHRVSRTADNRLILDGVSITPARGATVGLLGPNGSGKSTLLRLLAGVLAPASGVVTLDGSPLADLSRRDIARRVAVVEQQVDTQVELSVLDVVRLGRTPHRRAWTPASPADEEAVRDALDRTGLTGLAHRSWHTLSGGERQRVQIARALAQEPRELLLDEPTNHLDIQHQLDLLTLVTSLPVTSVVALHDLNLAAMYCDQLLVLREGRVVAGGTPGDVLTEQLIAEVYGVRAAVTREGPDGRAHVRFLGTVGRPAPR from the coding sequence ATGACGACGGACAGTGCCAGGACCGCCGGGGCCACCAGGAGCACCGGACCCACGGAGGCCGCGCCGGACGAAGGGCTGCACGCCCACCGCGTGAGCCGCACCGCCGACAACCGGCTCATTCTCGACGGCGTCAGCATCACCCCCGCCAGGGGTGCCACCGTCGGCCTCCTCGGGCCGAACGGCTCAGGCAAATCCACCCTCCTGCGCCTCCTCGCCGGCGTCCTGGCCCCGGCGTCGGGAGTGGTCACGCTCGACGGCAGCCCCCTCGCGGACCTGAGCCGCAGGGACATCGCGCGCCGGGTCGCCGTGGTCGAGCAACAGGTCGACACCCAGGTCGAGTTGAGTGTGCTGGACGTCGTACGGCTCGGCCGCACCCCGCACCGCCGTGCCTGGACGCCCGCGTCCCCGGCGGACGAGGAAGCCGTGCGGGACGCCCTGGACCGCACCGGACTCACCGGCCTCGCCCACCGCTCCTGGCACACCCTCTCCGGCGGCGAGCGCCAGCGCGTGCAGATCGCCCGCGCGCTCGCCCAGGAGCCCCGCGAGCTGCTCCTCGACGAACCGACCAACCACCTGGACATCCAGCACCAGCTCGACCTCCTGACCCTCGTCACCTCGCTCCCGGTCACCAGCGTCGTCGCCCTGCACGACCTCAACCTCGCGGCGATGTACTGCGACCAGCTCCTCGTCCTGCGCGAGGGACGCGTGGTGGCCGGCGGCACCCCGGGCGACGTCCTCACCGAGCAGCTCATCGCCGAGGTGTACGGCGTCCGGGCCGCGGTCACGCGCGAGGGCCCCGACGGCCGGGCGCACGTGCGTTTTTTGGGCACCGTGGGCCGGCCCGCGCCCCGATGA
- a CDS encoding ABC transporter substrate-binding protein: MPFARLARPAALVLSGALLLTGCGSQGTPSGADSGDTVTLDNCGASVRVGSPPRRAVSLNQGTTEILLSLGLADRMAGTATWTDPVLKGLEKANAKVERIADNNPSFERVLDADPDFVAASFVSTLGKGGVATRQQFDRLGVPTYVSPSDCEGKDNASGGDGARERALDIGTVYGEVRDLAEVFGVEARGERLVADLRQRVKKAIAGVDASDVTLLYWFANSDSPYMAGCCGAPGIITRAVGAKNVFDDTHDEWPQINWETVADRDPDVLVIGDLTRRSQTAESAKKKIEFLESDPVTKNMTAVRKKRYVLLSGQALNPTIRTVGGIEQVASALREFGLAG; the protein is encoded by the coding sequence GTGCCCTTCGCACGTCTTGCCCGTCCTGCCGCCCTCGTCCTGTCCGGGGCCCTCCTGCTGACCGGTTGCGGTTCGCAAGGAACGCCGTCCGGCGCGGACTCCGGGGACACCGTCACCCTCGACAACTGCGGTGCGTCCGTCCGCGTCGGCTCACCGCCACGGCGGGCCGTCTCCCTCAACCAGGGCACCACCGAGATCCTGCTGTCCCTCGGCCTCGCCGACCGCATGGCCGGCACCGCCACCTGGACCGATCCGGTGCTGAAGGGCCTGGAGAAGGCCAACGCGAAGGTGGAGCGGATCGCCGACAACAACCCCTCCTTCGAACGTGTCCTGGACGCCGACCCCGACTTCGTCGCCGCCTCGTTCGTGTCCACGCTCGGCAAGGGAGGCGTGGCCACCCGGCAGCAGTTCGACAGGCTCGGTGTCCCCACCTACGTCTCGCCCTCGGACTGCGAGGGCAAGGACAACGCGTCCGGCGGCGACGGCGCCCGTGAGCGGGCCCTCGACATCGGCACCGTCTACGGCGAAGTGCGCGACCTGGCCGAGGTGTTCGGCGTGGAGGCGCGGGGCGAGCGGCTCGTCGCCGACCTCAGGCAGCGGGTGAAGAAGGCCATCGCAGGGGTCGACGCGTCCGACGTCACCCTCCTCTACTGGTTCGCCAACTCCGACTCGCCCTACATGGCGGGCTGTTGCGGCGCGCCCGGCATCATCACCCGGGCCGTCGGCGCGAAGAACGTCTTCGACGACACCCACGACGAGTGGCCCCAGATCAACTGGGAGACGGTCGCCGACCGCGACCCCGACGTCCTGGTCATCGGTGACCTCACGCGCAGGTCGCAGACCGCCGAGTCCGCGAAGAAGAAGATCGAGTTCCTGGAGTCCGACCCGGTCACCAAGAACATGACCGCCGTCAGGAAGAAGCGGTACGTCCTGCTCAGCGGGCAGGCCCTGAACCCGACCATCCGCACGGTCGGGGGCATCGAGCAGGTCGCCTCCGCCCTGCGGGAGTTCGGGCTCGCCGGGTGA
- a CDS encoding FecCD family ABC transporter permease: MTRPRLLLLVAAGAALLCVSVAVAITIGPADIRVGDVWSAVAAHLGFGATELSPVRDGIVWELRLPRTLLAAVCGAGLAVCGAVMQSLLRNPLADPFVLGVSSGASTGAVVVVVLGVGGGLVSVSAGAFLGALLSFGLVLLLSHTLGGATDRVVLSGVAAMQLFSALTSFVVMTSADAETTRGVLFWLLGSLSGVGWTDVWVCGAVLGVTLLVCLGHARTLDAFAFGQDAAATLGVSVARTRLVLLCATALLTAALVSSAGAIGFVGLVLPHAARALVGSGHARLLPVTALAGAVFLVWVDTLARTVLDPQEVPVGVVTSLIGVPVFVLVLYRTRRTG, encoded by the coding sequence GTGACGCGGCCGCGCCTGCTACTGCTCGTCGCGGCCGGTGCCGCGCTGCTCTGTGTGTCCGTCGCCGTGGCGATCACCATCGGCCCGGCGGACATCCGCGTCGGCGACGTGTGGTCCGCCGTTGCGGCCCATCTGGGGTTCGGAGCCACGGAACTGAGCCCCGTCCGCGACGGCATCGTCTGGGAGCTGCGTCTGCCGCGCACGCTCCTGGCGGCCGTGTGCGGAGCGGGACTCGCCGTGTGCGGCGCGGTGATGCAGTCCCTGCTGCGCAACCCGCTCGCCGACCCGTTCGTCCTCGGGGTGTCCTCGGGCGCCTCGACCGGCGCCGTCGTCGTGGTCGTGCTCGGAGTCGGCGGAGGCCTGGTCTCCGTCTCCGCGGGCGCGTTCCTGGGCGCGCTGCTCTCGTTCGGGCTCGTCCTGCTGCTGAGCCACACCCTGGGCGGTGCGACGGACCGCGTGGTGCTGAGCGGTGTCGCGGCGATGCAGCTCTTCTCCGCGCTCACCTCGTTCGTCGTGATGACGTCCGCCGACGCCGAGACCACCCGCGGGGTGCTGTTCTGGCTGCTCGGCTCGCTGAGCGGAGTCGGCTGGACCGACGTCTGGGTCTGCGGCGCGGTGCTCGGGGTCACCCTGCTGGTGTGCCTCGGGCACGCGCGCACGCTCGACGCGTTCGCCTTCGGCCAGGACGCCGCCGCGACGCTCGGCGTGTCCGTGGCCCGCACCCGTCTGGTGCTGCTGTGCGCCACGGCGCTTCTGACGGCCGCCCTGGTCAGCTCGGCGGGCGCGATCGGCTTCGTCGGGCTCGTGCTGCCGCACGCCGCACGGGCGTTGGTGGGCTCCGGGCACGCCAGGCTGCTGCCGGTCACCGCACTGGCCGGAGCGGTCTTCCTCGTGTGGGTCGACACCCTGGCCCGTACCGTCCTCGACCCCCAGGAGGTACCGGTGGGCGTGGTGACCTCGCTGATCGGCGTGCCGGTCTTCGTACTGGTGCTGTACCGGACGCGGAGGACGGGATGA